From Aegilops tauschii subsp. strangulata cultivar AL8/78 chromosome 5, Aet v6.0, whole genome shotgun sequence:
GGATGACAACACCCAGTTCTTCCACACCTCCGCctcgcaccgccgccgccgcaacaacATTAGTGCCCTGGAACTCGAAGGGGTGCAGGTGCTCGACCATGCAGGAAAGGCCGCGGCGCTGCTTGCATTCTTCTCTGCACTGCTGGGTCGGCCCAGGATGCCCGTCTGGCACTTCGATTTGGCAGCCTTGTACGCCAGCGCCCCCTCTGTGGACGGGCCGGCGCTGGTGGCCCCTTTCGAGCGGGCCGAAATCAAGGCCGCAGTGGCCGCCCTCGACCGCACCAGCGCTCCGGGCCCCAACAGGCTAAGTCCTGCGTTTTACCAAGCGCCTGGAGCATGGTGGCGCCGGATCTTCATCGCCTCTTCGGCGAGTTTCACGCGGGCGCTGCCCGCCTAGACGGGATAAACCATGCCTACGTCGCCCTGCTTCCAAAAGGGAGCGGCGTGCCGTCTTCTGCTTCCTTCCGCCCCGTCTCCCTCCAAAAGGGCAACATCAAGATCCTGTGTAGAGGCCTAACCACGCGGCTTCAACGACAAATCCGCCTCCTGATCGACGAGGATCAGTCTGGCTTTGTGCGGGGGAGGAGCATCTCTGAGAACTTCATATACGCCACGGAGCTGGTGCAGTGCTTCCACAGGCGCCAAGCGCCTACGGTGGTCCTGATACTCAACTTCGCCAAAAGCGTTCGACTCCATCAACTGGGCGAGTCTGCGAGCTGTGATGGAGGTGCGAGGGTTCCCACCGCTCTGGTGCGACTGGATGGATGCCCTCTTACACTCCTCACGCTCGGCGGTCTTGCTAAACGGCGTGCCGAGGCGGTGGTTCCAGGTGCGCAGTGGCCTCCGGCAGGGGGACCCCATCTCCCCCTACCTCTTCCTCATCGTCGCCGACGTGCTCCAGCGGCTCATTCGCCAGGATGGTGTGTTGCGCCATCCCCTCCTTCCAGATGCGCCTGCGTTGGTGCTGCAGTACGCAGATGGCACACTGATCATCATGCGTGCGTCCGTGGACGACGCGGCTCGTCTCTGGCAAATCCTCAACCAGTTCGCCGCCGCTACTGGGCGGGCGATCAACTTCGCCAAGAGCACCCTGGTGCTGGTGCATGTGGAGGAGGGGGCCTTGGAGCAGGTGGTGGCCGCCCTCGGCTGCGCCACCGGGACGTTTCCGCAAACCTACCTCGGCCTCCCTCTGTCGTGGGTGAAACTCCGGTTTGCGGATTTCCTGCCAATGATTGCAAAGGTGGACAGGTATCTCGCCGGGTGGGCGGCTCGCCCCTCTCTCTTGCCGGGCGCCTGGTGCTCATTGATGACGTCCTGGACGCGCTCCCCACTTATGCCATGGCGGCTCTGCTGCCGCTGCCGTCCGTGGTTCGCGCTCTGGACGGGCTCCGTCGCTCCTTTCTCTAGAACGTTGCCGAGCGGGCCACGGGCGCTCAATGCCTCGTGGCGTGGGAGCGGGTGTGCCGGGCCAAGAGTGAAGGCGGACTGGGGGTCGGCGACCTGGCGACCGAGAATGCGTGTCTTTTGCTGAAGATGCTTCATCGCCTGCACACGACCCCCGAGTGTCGGTGGGCCGCCTGGGTCTGGGGCGGTGCGGGCGGGCACTCCCTCCGTTGCCGGTGAGGGGCGGAGGGAATGTGAGGCGGCTCCGTCACGCCGCCGCCCCTAAAGGCGCCCTGTCCTCCAGCTCCGCGTATAGGCTCATGCGGTTCAGAGGGGTGCGCGCTGGCTTCGCCTCCATGATCTGGGGGACGCGTGCTCCCTCGCGGGTGAAGTTTTTCTGCTGGCTGCTGGTGCAGAGACGTATCCACACGAGGGACGTCCTGCTCCGGAAGTGCATCGTCGCCGCGGAAGACGCCGGCTGCCCGCTTTGCTCTGCAACTCTGGAAACTGCAGATCACATGCTCTTCTCCTGCCCGTTCGCGACTAACTTTTGGCAAAAAGTAAATGTTGCCGTTGACGGCGTCACGATCTGCACGCTCTCTGCTCTTACAACTGCGGCTGCGGCGGCCGTCGATTCTGAGGTTGAGTTCTCCATGCTGTGTTGTTGGCAGCTTTGGAAGCACCGTAACGCTGTTGTTTTTCAGCAGCTGCCATCGTCTCTTGCTCGCTTGCTCTGCTGCTGTCGGGAGGACACAGTTCTGTGGCGTGATCGGCTGCTCAAAGCTCATCGATCGGATGTGGGGGCATGGCTGCGCGCGCTCTCTCAATAGCGTGCGTTGTGTGTGGTTTGCTGGCTCCTCTCTCTCTTTGTAAAGCTGCTGCGTTGTAACTATCTGGGATTTTAGCCCACTTTGATCAATATATTTAGATGGGGGATTCTCTCCCCCGGTGAAACTTAAAAAAAaatccgagatatattgccatgcaatttccaccgttctgttattataacacacatcatcattgtcatattgctttgcatgatcatatagctaaCATAGTATTTGTGTCTCAGGACTCTCACCCACCATTCATTATTTTTTTCACATATtacactagatcattgcacatcctggtacaccgccagaggcattcacgtAGAGTCATagtttgttctagtatcgagttgtaattttttttgagttgtaagtaaataaaagtgtgctGATCATCATATTCATTATtggagcattgtcccaagtgaggaaatgATGATGAAGGCTATGATTCCTCCATAAGTCGGGATgggactccggacgaaaaaaagaaaagaaggcCAAAAAAAGCCCACAAAAAATGACAAAAAGAGCCCaataaaaaaatgaaagaaaaaaagagaaggggcaatgtCACTGTCcttttcacacttgtgcttcaaagtagcaccatgtttttcataagACTGTCTCTTATGGTTTCATTTACATATAACTAGTGATAATTgttcattatagaacttgacttGTATATTCTAACGATGGACTATCTCAAATGCCCGAGGTGTTCATGAGCAAataagttggatgcacacccacttattttatttttgagctttcatacacttgagcatctccagccgttccccccccccccccccccccccccgcgcactCGGCAAATGCCTTTTGGCGTTTGCGCTGGCGATTTTTTTGCCATCGGGGCGATCGAGTTTCCAGCCGCGCCCCCAGGTTTCGGCCCCCAGACGCTCAAAAATTCGAACTTGTCTTTCCCGCTGCCAAAAACGCCACAAgttccactactagggaaaaccttatacacagaactttagcagtagcgctgggtaAAATgcggcgctactgctacttaACAGTAGCGCGGGGAAATGGAAGGCGCTACTGCTATGAGAATAGTAGTAGCGCGGCCAGCGCaaagagcgctactactaaaattacCCCACCATTGCCGCCAGGCTAAGTGTAGTACTAGCACTTGCCTATGAAACACACTGCTGCTAGCTTGTCTAGCAGTAGTGTTTTCTCCTAAACCACACTACCGCTAATCCAACCTTATCCCCCCGCGCGCCCGCCCATTTCCTCACTTTCCTCACTGTCGCGGCCGTCGTCCTCCTCCTGCCATCGCCGGattgccgccgccgtcgccacaTTAATGCCGGCGTCGCCGCCATGCTCCAGCCTCGGTAAGCCTCCTCcatctcctcttcctcctccccccTGCTCCTCCCTCCACTAGTCGCCCTCCATCAACAACACCTCCTCCCTCCATAGCCCCTCCTCCCTCCATAGCCCCTACCCCCTCCACCTCCTCCATCCACAGCCCCTCCTCCCTCCATTGATTTAGTTGACAGTATAGATAGGTAGAATGTAGGTTTTTTCAATAGTATAGATATGTAGAATTTTGTAGAATGTACATAGAATTTAAGtggttaatagaactagtttatttatagtaagtgcttaatagaattagttgaattagtatgaaaattaattatttttatttatagtaagtgcttagttgaactagttgaattagtaagaaaaataattatttttatttatagtaagtgcttagttgaactagttgaattaatagaactagtttatttttagtaagaaaatttaggtatggaaaatttaatttttttatgtcattatcacTTTGTCATCAAAGAATGCTATATGCTATTTGATGATCTAAAATTTTACTCGGTGGAATATGCATGCTTTGTAGAGTCGTGTCTCCTTGGAGTGATCGTCATCCGAGCTACCTCTACTTCCTCTACACCTGAGTTGGTGAGCTAAAagtccacctcctccttctccactCCTCGGTGTGTTGAATAGAGTAGAACTAGGGTATTTAGTCGGTGAGCTCATGTGCGAATGCTTATGATAATTGATCCGGATGGAATTGCAAGTTTAAGCATCGTTGTATGTGTATGAACATCTTTGTATCAAAGGGAcaatccgagtggcctatgttttgccggagtgttgattcatttccgttccggcaaatttcaggcgctcgatatgtcctattttagcaaaggtcatgccggattttttcgtgaatttaagcatgacttgtgctaga
This genomic window contains:
- the LOC141022879 gene encoding uncharacterized protein, whose translation is MRFRGVRAGFASMIWGTRAPSRVKFFCWLLVQRRIHTRDVLLRKCIVAAEDAGCPLCSATLETADHMLFSCPFATNFWQKVNVAVDGVTICTLSALTTAAAAAVDSEVEFSMLCCWQLWKHRNAVVFQQLPSSLARLLCCCREDTVLWRDRLLKAHRSDVGAWLRALSQ